Proteins from a genomic interval of Calorimonas adulescens:
- the trmD gene encoding tRNA (guanosine(37)-N1)-methyltransferase TrmD: MKFDILTLFPEMFSSVFSYGIIKRAIDNNLIDINLHNIRDFSEDKFGRVDDYPYGGGPGMVLRPEPLYRAIKSLNLDNEVPIIYLSPSGIPFNQQKAKELATKKHIVIVSGHYEGIDERIITTCITEEISIGDYILNGGEIAAMVVIDAVARLLPGVLGNLASTEEESFNNYLLEYPQYTRPAVFNGISVPEVLLSGNHALIKEWRRKKSLEKTFYNRPDLLEKAVLDDSDKAFIESLRRLERRDKDEHHK; this comes from the coding sequence ATGAAATTTGATATTTTGACCTTGTTTCCAGAGATGTTTAGCTCTGTTTTTTCCTATGGAATTATAAAGAGGGCAATTGATAATAACCTGATTGACATTAATCTTCATAATATAAGAGACTTTAGTGAAGATAAATTTGGCAGGGTTGACGATTATCCTTATGGTGGCGGGCCTGGTATGGTTTTAAGGCCAGAACCATTATACAGGGCAATTAAAAGTTTAAACCTTGACAATGAGGTGCCGATTATATATCTGAGCCCTTCAGGGATTCCTTTTAACCAACAGAAGGCGAAAGAACTTGCGACAAAAAAACATATTGTCATTGTCTCAGGTCATTATGAAGGTATTGATGAAAGGATAATAACAACATGTATTACTGAAGAAATATCAATAGGGGATTATATTTTAAATGGTGGAGAAATTGCAGCTATGGTAGTCATAGATGCTGTAGCAAGGCTTTTACCTGGGGTTTTGGGCAACTTAGCATCCACTGAGGAGGAAAGTTTTAACAATTATTTACTTGAGTATCCCCAATATACCAGACCTGCAGTTTTTAATGGTATCTCCGTACCCGAGGTTTTGTTATCAGGTAACCATGCGTTGATTAAAGAATGGAGAAGAAAAAAATCATTGGAAAAGACATTTTATAATAGACCAGATCTGCTTGAAAAAGCTGTGCTTGATGATAGTGATAAAGCTTTTATTGAGTCATTAAGACGGTTAGAAAGGAGGGACAAGGATGAACATCATAAATGA
- the rplS gene encoding 50S ribosomal protein L19, with protein sequence MNIINEIEKEQMRTDLPQFNVGDTIRVNYRVVEGNKERIQPYEGVVIKKQHGGLNETFTVRKISYGIGVERTFPMHSPLIDSIEIIKKGKVRRAKLYYLRSKVGKASKIKEI encoded by the coding sequence ATGAACATCATAAATGAAATAGAAAAAGAACAAATGCGCACGGATCTTCCTCAATTCAATGTTGGCGATACAATCAGGGTGAATTATAGAGTTGTGGAAGGTAACAAGGAAAGGATTCAGCCTTATGAGGGCGTAGTTATAAAGAAGCAGCATGGAGGATTGAATGAGACTTTTACCGTAAGAAAGATTTCATATGGTATAGGAGTGGAGAGAACATTTCCTATGCACTCTCCTTTAATTGATAGCATCGAGATCATAAAAAAGGGTAAGGTTAGGAGAGCCAAACTTTATTATTTAAGGAGTAAGGTTGGCAAAGCCTCTAAAATAAAAGAAATATAA
- a CDS encoding YifB family Mg chelatase-like AAA ATPase, giving the protein MLSKVKSFALLGVNGYMVSVETDISNGLPGTDIVGLADTAVKEARERVKSAVKNSGFEFPASKIVINLAPANTRKDGASLDLPIAIGILTAMGRITQDRVDEYIFIGELSLDGTLRWVPGILPMVLEAYELGYRDFIIPYENAPEAAVVTGINVWPFKNLREIYEFLSGKLICERYLNNKSKDSDTYYDVDFNEVRGQELAKRGLEIAAAGSHNLMMIGSPGTGKTMLARRLPTILPDLTFEESIEVTRIYSAAGLLKGQSLVKARPFRAPHHTVSATSLIGGGSYPKPGEVSLAHHGVLFLDEMPEFKRDALEALRQPMEDGIVTISRVNATISYPANFLLLGSANPTPCGYYPGDPYHMCRCTPLEIKRYQNKISGPIRDRIDIYVDVDSVEFDNLSSNGQVESSREIKTRVDKARAVQLERYKGLNIFNNSQLKTSMLSIYCKLDNNCKKLMKDAYESFHLSARSYNRILKVARTIADLDGSDDIKDIHILEALGFREARPVSIY; this is encoded by the coding sequence ATGTTATCTAAGGTTAAATCTTTCGCCTTGCTTGGGGTAAATGGCTATATGGTGAGTGTAGAGACTGATATATCCAATGGTTTACCTGGCACTGACATAGTTGGCCTTGCAGACACGGCAGTAAAGGAAGCAAGGGAACGTGTGAAATCGGCAGTCAAGAATAGTGGTTTTGAGTTTCCGGCATCCAAGATTGTGATAAATCTGGCACCTGCTAATACAAGAAAGGATGGTGCCTCCCTTGATTTACCAATAGCAATAGGTATATTAACTGCAATGGGGAGAATAACACAGGATAGGGTAGATGAGTACATATTTATAGGTGAACTGTCTCTTGATGGCACATTAAGATGGGTGCCAGGAATTTTGCCTATGGTCCTTGAAGCATATGAACTTGGCTATAGAGACTTCATAATTCCTTATGAAAATGCTCCTGAAGCTGCTGTTGTAACTGGTATCAATGTCTGGCCGTTTAAGAATTTAAGGGAAATTTATGAATTTTTATCTGGTAAACTTATTTGTGAGAGGTATTTAAATAATAAAAGTAAAGACAGTGATACTTACTATGATGTTGATTTTAATGAGGTGAGGGGTCAGGAACTGGCTAAAAGAGGTCTTGAAATAGCTGCAGCAGGTAGCCACAATTTGATGATGATTGGCTCACCTGGCACGGGGAAAACAATGCTTGCGAGAAGGTTGCCAACTATTTTGCCGGACCTTACATTTGAGGAATCCATTGAGGTTACTAGGATATATAGTGCTGCTGGTCTTCTCAAGGGCCAGTCTTTAGTTAAGGCCAGGCCATTCAGGGCACCTCATCACACAGTGTCGGCTACATCTCTCATAGGTGGAGGTTCCTATCCGAAACCTGGGGAGGTCAGTCTTGCCCACCATGGTGTGCTATTTTTGGATGAAATGCCAGAGTTTAAAAGGGATGCCTTAGAGGCATTGAGGCAACCTATGGAGGATGGCATAGTTACTATTTCAAGGGTGAATGCCACAATCAGTTATCCTGCGAATTTTTTACTTCTGGGTTCAGCCAATCCAACACCCTGCGGTTATTATCCCGGTGATCCATATCACATGTGCAGGTGTACGCCATTGGAAATAAAAAGATATCAAAATAAAATATCAGGACCGATCAGGGATAGGATTGATATATATGTGGATGTTGACTCAGTTGAATTTGATAATCTCTCGAGCAATGGCCAGGTTGAATCTTCAAGAGAAATAAAAACAAGGGTTGACAAGGCCAGGGCTGTGCAGCTTGAAAGATACAAAGGTTTAAATATATTTAATAATTCTCAGCTAAAAACATCAATGTTATCAATATATTGTAAGTTAGACAATAACTGTAAAAAATTAATGAAGGATGCCTATGAGAGTTTTCATCTTTCAGCAAGGTCGTACAACAGGATATTAAAAGTTGCAAGGACAATAGCGGATTTAGATGGTTCGGATGATATTAAAGATATTCATATATTAGAAGCCCTCGGGTTTAGAGAGGCCAGGCCTGTATCTATATACTAA
- the ylqF gene encoding ribosome biogenesis GTPase YlqF: MVINWYPGHMAKAKRQITEQLKLIDVVIEVLDARIPYSSRNPDISSFVKDKHHIIVLNKADLADCTITDEWEKMYKDKYGIEAVSVNAVNGDGIKGLLQYLREVRDEISGIRAKKGLLARPVRVMVLGIPNVGKSKLINRIAGINKARVENRPGVTHSLSWLRLKNNIELMDTPGLLWPKQNDRNVGINLALTGTINPNIVDVYELSLHLINKLLEIKPAAFVDRYAVSDSKVPEDVFFDIADKRGCKLKGGEIDFERTSKLILNDFQTGKLGRISLERPEWF; the protein is encoded by the coding sequence ATGGTTATAAATTGGTATCCTGGTCATATGGCAAAAGCAAAAAGGCAGATAACAGAGCAACTCAAGCTTATAGATGTAGTGATTGAGGTATTAGATGCCAGAATACCATATAGCAGCAGAAATCCAGATATTTCATCTTTTGTAAAAGATAAGCATCATATCATTGTGTTAAACAAAGCAGATCTGGCTGATTGCACCATTACTGATGAATGGGAGAAAATGTATAAAGATAAATATGGAATTGAGGCAGTTTCTGTAAATGCGGTAAACGGGGATGGTATAAAAGGGCTGTTACAATATCTAAGGGAGGTAAGAGATGAGATATCAGGGATTAGAGCAAAGAAGGGCCTGCTGGCAAGACCGGTAAGGGTAATGGTGCTGGGAATACCCAATGTTGGGAAGTCAAAACTGATCAACAGAATAGCAGGTATAAACAAGGCACGGGTGGAAAACAGGCCAGGAGTGACCCATTCGCTTTCGTGGTTGCGTTTAAAAAATAATATTGAGTTAATGGATACACCTGGCCTGTTGTGGCCCAAACAAAATGATAGAAATGTGGGCATAAATCTTGCACTGACCGGTACAATAAATCCCAATATAGTAGATGTTTATGAGCTTTCATTGCATCTTATCAATAAACTTTTGGAGATAAAACCTGCGGCATTTGTGGACCGTTACGCAGTAAGTGATAGTAAAGTACCTGAAGATGTCTTTTTTGATATAGCAGATAAACGTGGATGTAAATTGAAAGGCGGCGAGATAGATTTCGAGAGGACGTCCAAGTTGATTCTTAATGATTTTCAAACGGGAAAGCTCGGCAGGATTTCGTTAGAAAGGCCGGAGTGGTTTTGA
- the rpsP gene encoding 30S ribosomal protein S16, producing MAVRIRLRRMGAKKKPFYRVVVADSRSPRDGRFIEEIGYYNPISEPEEVKIDSEKAISWLKKGAQPSDTVKYLLKKSGVYDLYLKNS from the coding sequence TTGGCTGTAAGGATACGTTTAAGGAGGATGGGGGCAAAAAAGAAACCATTTTATCGTGTAGTGGTAGCAGACTCCAGGTCTCCAAGAGATGGTAGGTTTATAGAAGAAATTGGTTATTATAATCCCATTTCAGAACCAGAGGAGGTAAAGATAGATTCTGAAAAAGCCATATCCTGGTTAAAAAAAGGTGCTCAACCATCAGACACCGTAAAATACCTGTTAAAGAAGAGTGGCGTATATGACCTGTATCTAAAAAACTCATAA
- a CDS encoding KH domain-containing protein, translating to MSELVEIIAKALVDNPDQVEVKEVEGEQSVIIELKVAPEDMGKVIGKQGRIAKAIRTVIKAAASKEHKRVMVEII from the coding sequence ATGAGCGAGTTAGTTGAAATTATTGCTAAAGCTTTAGTAGATAATCCGGATCAGGTTGAGGTAAAAGAGGTAGAAGGCGAACAATCAGTAATTATAGAACTCAAAGTTGCTCCGGAGGATATGGGCAAAGTTATAGGGAAACAGGGAAGAATTGCAAAAGCTATCAGGACTGTGATAAAAGCAGCCGCTTCTAAAGAGCACAAACGTGTAATGGTTGAGATAATATAG
- the ffh gene encoding signal recognition particle protein: MAFESLASKLQETFKKLRSKGKLTEKDVKEAMKDVKIALLEADVNYKVVKDFINKVNEKAVGQEVLESLTPGQQVIKIVHNELVELMGKTNTHINFASKPPTVIMFVGLQGSGKTTTCGKLAANIKKQGKRPLLVAADVYRPAAIKQLQVLGQNLDVPVFTMGNNINPVDICKNSINEAGRIGSDVIIIDTAGRLHIDDEMMNELKEIKEAVKPHEVLLVVDAMTGQDAVNVAQNFNEQIGIDGLILTKLDGDTRGGAALSIRAVTGKPIKFVGTGEKMDALEPFHPDRLASRILGMGDVLSLIEKAQENYDIKKAEELQEKLLKQQFTLEDFLDQLQQIKRMGPLSQLVEMIPGLSPKQLAGVNINDRDVSKIEAIINSMTKAERKDPSIINGSRRKRIAMGSGTSIQDVNRLLKEFSETKKMMKMFGSADSIKKGKLKLPFMH, translated from the coding sequence ATGGCTTTTGAGAGCTTAGCATCAAAACTGCAGGAAACCTTCAAGAAATTACGGAGCAAGGGTAAACTTACAGAAAAAGATGTCAAAGAGGCTATGAAGGATGTGAAAATAGCTCTCCTTGAAGCTGATGTCAATTATAAAGTAGTTAAAGATTTCATTAATAAAGTTAATGAAAAAGCTGTAGGCCAGGAGGTGTTAGAAAGTCTGACACCGGGGCAGCAGGTAATAAAAATTGTACATAATGAACTTGTAGAATTAATGGGAAAAACCAATACCCATATAAATTTTGCATCCAAACCCCCTACTGTAATTATGTTTGTAGGATTACAGGGGTCTGGTAAAACTACTACCTGTGGAAAACTTGCTGCAAATATAAAAAAACAGGGCAAGAGGCCCCTTCTGGTTGCGGCAGATGTATATAGACCCGCTGCAATAAAACAACTCCAGGTTTTGGGCCAGAATTTGGATGTTCCAGTCTTCACGATGGGTAATAATATTAATCCAGTGGACATATGCAAGAATTCAATCAATGAGGCTGGAAGAATTGGCTCTGACGTTATAATTATAGATACTGCAGGTAGACTTCATATAGACGATGAAATGATGAACGAGTTAAAAGAAATAAAAGAAGCTGTTAAACCTCATGAAGTTTTACTTGTAGTGGATGCCATGACCGGTCAGGATGCAGTAAACGTGGCACAGAACTTTAATGAACAGATTGGGATAGATGGTTTAATACTTACAAAGCTCGATGGTGATACAAGGGGCGGGGCTGCACTTTCAATACGTGCTGTCACGGGCAAACCTATTAAGTTTGTAGGAACTGGTGAAAAAATGGATGCACTGGAGCCGTTCCATCCCGACAGGCTGGCTTCAAGAATACTTGGAATGGGCGATGTTTTAAGCCTAATAGAAAAGGCCCAAGAAAATTATGATATTAAGAAGGCTGAAGAACTTCAAGAGAAACTATTAAAACAACAGTTTACTCTGGAAGATTTCTTGGATCAATTGCAGCAGATAAAAAGAATGGGGCCATTAAGCCAGTTGGTGGAGATGATTCCGGGATTATCACCCAAACAACTTGCGGGTGTTAACATTAATGATAGAGATGTTTCTAAAATAGAAGCCATAATAAATTCCATGACAAAGGCAGAAAGAAAAGATCCATCAATAATTAATGGGAGCAGGAGAAAAAGAATTGCAATGGGTAGTGGCACTTCTATTCAAGATGTCAACAGATTGTTAAAAGAGTTCAGTGAAACTAAAAAGATGATGAAAATGTTTGGAAGTGCAGATAGCATCAAAAAAGGTAAGTTAAAATTGCCATTTATGCATTGA
- the ylxM gene encoding YlxM family DNA-binding protein yields the protein MNDNPGLKKSSDINGTTEINMLYDFYGGLLSKRQADVIELYYEENLSLGEIAEQLKISRQAVYDTLKRGVKLLKGYEDTLNLVKKYEREKEIYKSILLLLNTLEVQLVSNTGDKENFINILENIKDRIEDIINN from the coding sequence ATGAATGATAATCCTGGTCTTAAAAAATCTTCTGATATTAACGGAACGACAGAGATAAACATGCTATATGATTTTTACGGAGGATTATTATCTAAGAGGCAGGCAGATGTTATTGAACTATATTATGAGGAGAATCTTTCACTGGGCGAGATAGCAGAACAGCTTAAAATATCAAGACAGGCTGTATATGATACTTTAAAAAGAGGGGTTAAATTACTTAAAGGTTATGAAGATACGCTAAATCTTGTTAAAAAGTATGAAAGGGAAAAAGAGATCTATAAATCTATACTGCTATTATTAAACACCTTGGAGGTTCAACTTGTCAGTAATACCGGGGATAAGGAAAACTTTATTAATATACTGGAGAACATAAAAGACCGGATTGAAGATATAATTAATAATTAG
- the dprA gene encoding DNA-processing protein DprA, with protein MVKLDKSWIKLSLVPQVGPQRFFDLIEYFGSAEEVFKTDRHELKNIGSLNDNLIEEIQKCRDIDIDVYINKVTSMGIKLITYNDNEYPNNLKNIHYPPPVLYLKGNVELLDGMNIAIVGSRNCSYYGSQIAYNFAARLAAAGFTIVSGMARGIDSMAHQGAISANGKTIAVVGSGLDIIYPRENKELYRTIAKSGALVSEFPLGTEPLKQNFPRRNRIISGLSVGVLVVEAGVRSGSLITAGFALEQGKDVFAIPGNINYESSMGTNNLIKEGAKLVTSVNDIIEEYELRIDLKEKIENQRVNNLSEGYKKILDYIDDKPISINSISNISGVSINELIAVLNKLVLLGYIKELPGKFYVKV; from the coding sequence GTGGTTAAACTGGATAAATCATGGATAAAACTAAGCCTTGTTCCTCAAGTTGGCCCTCAAAGGTTCTTTGACCTTATAGAATATTTTGGATCAGCAGAGGAAGTATTTAAAACAGATCGACATGAACTGAAAAATATTGGATCATTAAATGACAACCTAATAGAAGAAATCCAAAAATGCAGAGATATAGATATCGATGTTTATATTAACAAAGTAACTTCTATGGGCATAAAACTAATAACATATAATGATAACGAATATCCAAATAACTTAAAAAATATTCACTATCCACCACCTGTATTGTATTTGAAGGGGAATGTGGAACTGTTAGACGGTATGAATATAGCCATAGTGGGGTCAAGAAACTGCTCATATTATGGTAGCCAGATTGCTTATAATTTCGCAGCTCGGCTTGCTGCTGCCGGTTTTACAATAGTAAGCGGTATGGCCCGTGGTATTGATTCAATGGCCCATCAAGGGGCAATATCTGCTAATGGTAAAACCATAGCAGTAGTTGGATCAGGACTTGATATCATTTATCCACGCGAGAATAAAGAATTATACAGGACGATAGCAAAAAGTGGTGCATTGGTAAGTGAATTTCCCCTTGGTACAGAACCATTAAAACAAAACTTTCCAAGACGTAATAGAATTATAAGCGGTCTTAGTGTGGGCGTCCTGGTAGTTGAAGCGGGTGTAAGAAGTGGTTCACTGATTACTGCTGGTTTTGCTCTTGAACAAGGCAAAGATGTCTTTGCTATCCCAGGCAATATCAATTATGAGTCAAGTATGGGTACTAATAACCTTATAAAAGAAGGAGCTAAACTGGTCACATCTGTTAATGACATAATAGAGGAATATGAATTACGAATAGATTTAAAGGAAAAAATAGAGAATCAAAGAGTAAATAATCTTTCTGAAGGTTATAAAAAAATTTTAGACTATATTGACGATAAGCCAATAAGCATTAATAGTATATCAAATATATCCGGTGTTAGTATCAATGAATTAATAGCTGTATTAAATAAATTGGTTTTATTAGGTTATATTAAAGAGCTTCCAGGGAAGTTCTATGTTAAGGTTTAG
- a CDS encoding ribonuclease HII — protein sequence MNNIEYERLTKLKAYEKKLVENGIRYIGGIDEVGRGPLAGPVVACCIIMPYESYIEGVNDSKKLTARKRETLFELILNECISYGIGIVDEKVIDSVNILNATRFSMKKAVQNLKVCPEHLLIDAERLDSLDIPQTSIIKGDCLSYNIACASIVAKVIRDRIMTGYSNIYKHYGFEKNKGYGTREHIEAIKYYGLCDIHRLSFCKKFVGELNE from the coding sequence ATGAACAATATAGAGTATGAAAGACTTACTAAATTAAAGGCATACGAGAAAAAGTTAGTTGAAAATGGTATCAGGTATATAGGAGGAATTGATGAGGTTGGGAGAGGTCCATTGGCCGGGCCAGTGGTGGCTTGCTGCATTATTATGCCTTATGAAAGTTATATTGAGGGAGTAAATGATTCTAAAAAGTTAACAGCCAGGAAAAGGGAAACTCTCTTTGAGTTGATATTAAATGAATGTATAAGTTATGGAATTGGCATAGTAGATGAAAAAGTTATTGATTCTGTCAACATATTAAATGCCACAAGGTTTTCTATGAAAAAGGCAGTACAGAATTTAAAGGTATGTCCTGAACATCTCCTCATTGATGCTGAAAGACTTGATTCACTTGATATACCTCAAACATCAATCATTAAAGGAGATTGTCTATCTTACAATATTGCATGCGCTTCTATTGTTGCTAAGGTTATCAGAGACAGAATAATGACAGGTTATTCAAATATTTATAAGCATTATGGGTTTGAAAAAAATAAGGGCTATGGTACCAGAGAACACATAGAGGCAATTAAATATTATGGTCTTTGCGATATTCATAGACTGAGTTTTTGCAAAAAATTTGTAGGTGAGCTGAATGAATAA
- the ftsY gene encoding signal recognition particle-docking protein FtsY — MFDFFGSQFSKLKTGLTKTRNNLSKKIQDLIRFNKELNSEFYEELEEILILSDVGVDTTQKIIEQLKKDIRLRGIKTSDECKQLLKEILIQFLIENQDEFVITSPTVITVVGVNGVGKTTTIAKLASKYKAAGKKIILAAGDTFRAAATEQLEIWGQRLNVDVIKHKEGSDPSAVIFDAINASKARGADILICDTAGRLHTKTNLMNELSKIKKVIDREYVDAQKEVFLVLDATTGQNALQQVKIFREATDITGIVLTKLDGTAKGGIVVAIKSEFKFPIRYIGIGEQADDLQEFNAQDFVNALLDF; from the coding sequence ATGTTTGATTTTTTTGGTAGCCAGTTTAGTAAGCTTAAAACAGGTTTAACAAAAACAAGGAACAATTTATCTAAGAAAATACAAGATTTAATCAGATTCAACAAAGAATTAAATAGTGAGTTTTATGAAGAGTTGGAAGAAATTCTTATACTGTCAGATGTAGGTGTTGATACTACTCAAAAGATAATAGAACAATTAAAAAAGGATATACGTTTAAGAGGCATTAAGACATCTGACGAGTGTAAACAACTTTTAAAAGAGATCCTTATACAATTTCTCATTGAAAATCAAGATGAATTTGTTATTACAAGTCCAACGGTTATTACAGTTGTGGGGGTAAATGGTGTAGGTAAAACTACCACCATAGCAAAACTAGCTTCAAAGTATAAGGCAGCAGGGAAAAAGATAATTTTGGCCGCTGGAGATACCTTTCGGGCAGCAGCGACTGAGCAGCTTGAGATATGGGGTCAAAGATTAAATGTTGATGTTATAAAGCACAAAGAGGGTTCAGACCCATCTGCTGTGATTTTTGATGCCATAAATGCATCCAAAGCAAGGGGGGCAGACATATTAATATGTGATACTGCCGGCAGGCTTCATACAAAAACAAATCTGATGAATGAGCTTAGTAAGATAAAGAAGGTAATCGATAGAGAATATGTAGATGCACAGAAAGAGGTTTTCCTTGTATTGGACGCCACAACAGGTCAAAACGCCTTGCAACAGGTTAAAATTTTTAGAGAAGCGACTGACATAACAGGAATAGTACTCACGAAGCTGGATGGCACTGCAAAGGGTGGTATAGTTGTGGCAATCAAGAGTGAGTTCAAATTCCCAATAAGATATATAGGTATTGGAGAACAAGCCGATGATCTTCAAGAATTTAATGCCCAGGATTTTGTAAATGCACTCTTAGATTTTTGA
- a CDS encoding EscU/YscU/HrcU family type III secretion system export apparatus switch protein, with translation MGINFKKAVALKYRAELPAPVVIAKGRGSVADRIIEEANKNNIHIIENQDLTDLLMKVDVGNYIPPELYKAVAEILVYIKKIEEEV, from the coding sequence ATGGGTATAAATTTTAAAAAGGCTGTTGCACTTAAATATAGGGCTGAACTACCTGCACCGGTAGTAATAGCAAAGGGCAGGGGAAGTGTTGCTGATAGGATTATTGAAGAGGCAAATAAAAATAATATACACATCATAGAAAACCAGGACCTTACAGATCTTTTAATGAAGGTTGATGTTGGCAATTACATTCCACCTGAACTTTATAAAGCAGTGGCTGAGATATTGGTGTATATAAAGAAAATTGAAGAAGAGGTATAG
- the rimM gene encoding ribosome maturation factor RimM (Essential for efficient processing of 16S rRNA), which translates to MLDYLIIGKIVGTKGLAGEVKVYPMTQYLERFDDLEFVYVEFDGRKERYDIEHVSYSKKIVVIKFIGIDSIEAAQKLCGNYLYVDRAHAIKLTKDEYFLSDIIGLKVYDIDNNYLGIIKEIYTPGSNDVYEIVNQNGDTILIPAIANVIKEINLDGGYMIVELLEGLMG; encoded by the coding sequence ATGCTGGATTATCTGATAATCGGGAAAATAGTTGGCACAAAGGGTCTGGCAGGAGAGGTCAAAGTCTATCCTATGACACAATACCTTGAAAGATTTGATGACCTTGAGTTTGTTTATGTAGAATTTGATGGGCGAAAAGAGCGATACGACATTGAGCATGTGAGTTACAGCAAAAAAATTGTGGTAATAAAATTTATAGGAATTGACAGTATAGAAGCAGCACAAAAATTATGTGGTAATTATTTGTATGTGGATAGAGCTCATGCCATTAAATTAACCAAAGATGAATACTTTTTAAGTGATATAATTGGATTGAAAGTATATGATATAGATAATAATTACCTTGGTATAATTAAAGAGATATATACACCAGGAAGCAATGATGTATATGAAATTGTCAATCAGAATGGTGATACAATATTGATTCCAGCAATAGCAAACGTAATAAAGGAAATAAATCTTGACGGTGGATACATGATTGTGGAACTTCTTGAGGGGCTGATGGGATGA
- the lepB gene encoding signal peptidase I, with the protein MNEVLSWIEVIVVAFVIAFLIRGFIFEPITVNGDSMIPTLHNGDDLIVFKLPYRFSPPKYGDIIVFKYPSDPRYHYIKRVIGLPGDSIEIKDGEVYVNGKKLIEPYINEKTLMDFKLDKVPDDTVFVLGDNRNWSRDSRYPDVGPVPFKNIIGKATIRIWPLNKFGLLR; encoded by the coding sequence ATGAATGAGGTATTAAGCTGGATTGAGGTTATAGTTGTAGCTTTTGTTATAGCTTTTTTAATCAGGGGATTTATATTTGAACCGATTACTGTAAATGGAGATTCTATGATACCTACACTTCATAACGGCGATGACCTGATAGTGTTTAAATTGCCTTATAGGTTTTCTCCTCCAAAATATGGGGATATAATAGTTTTTAAATATCCGTCGGATCCAAGATATCATTATATTAAAAGAGTTATTGGACTCCCTGGAGACAGCATTGAGATAAAAGATGGGGAGGTATATGTTAACGGTAAAAAGTTAATTGAACCTTATATTAATGAAAAGACACTTATGGATTTTAAGTTAGATAAGGTCCCTGATGATACTGTTTTTGTTTTGGGTGACAATAGAAACTGGAGTAGGGATAGTCGTTATCCGGATGTTGGTCCTGTTCCGTTTAAAAATATTATTGGTAAGGCTACTATAAGGATATGGCCATTAAATAAATTTGGACTGTTGAGGTAA
- a CDS encoding YraN family protein yields the protein MNKRQIGNMGENFAAEYLIKHGVNIISKNYRVRSGEIDIIGLDKGILVFYEVKTRRGTSYGTPAESVTRFKQTHIKNTAIVFIHQNKPRFNGIRFDVIEIILDGNFNVKEIKQIVNAF from the coding sequence ATGAATAAAAGGCAGATAGGAAATATGGGTGAAAATTTTGCTGCTGAATATCTGATAAAACATGGGGTTAATATCATTAGTAAAAATTATAGAGTTAGGTCGGGAGAAATAGATATTATAGGCCTTGATAAAGGTATACTTGTTTTTTATGAGGTTAAAACAAGGAGAGGCACAAGCTATGGAACACCGGCAGAGTCAGTTACACGCTTTAAACAGACCCATATAAAGAATACTGCAATTGTATTTATTCATCAAAATAAACCCCGATTTAATGGAATCCGTTTTGACGTTATTGAAATAATTTTAGATGGTAATTTTAATGTTAAGGAAATAAAACAGATAGTTAATGCCTTTTAG